From the genome of Treponema peruense:
AAGCATATTGTCAATGACAAGTCTCTGGCTCTGATGAAGAATGATGCTGTGATTATCAATACCGGTCGCGGTGCACTGATTGATACACGTGCTCTGGTTAATGCCCTTAAACGCCGTGAGATTGGCGGTGCCGGACTTGATGTTTATGAAGAAGAAAGCAAGTATTTCTTTGATGACTGGTCGGTTGATGTTATTAAGGATGATACTTTGGCACGGCTTATGACTTTTCCGAATGTTATTATTACCGGACACCAGGCGTTCCTTACTACAAATGCGCTTTCTGCTATTGCAGATGTTACTTTGGGGAATATACGCGACTGGATGAACGGTACAGCACTTGCAAACGAAGTTAAATGATTTTCGTCTTCCCGCGCGGACATTGCATTAACAGGCACGCATGTACAGGAAGGTTCGCGTGGTAAGACATAGTTTAGTTAGATAAGTGTCAGCGATAGGTTAAAATGCTCCCAGTCAGCCGGTGAAGTCCAAAACCGGCCAATATTGGCCTTGATGTGATTTTTGCGTAGAAACTATCATATGTCGCTTCGCGACAACTAAAAATCAAATCATTTCGTACTTCCCCGTCCTCCTTCGCGCATTTTAACTTTCGTTAAGGGGTATCTTTTTAAAGGTAGCGTCTTCCCGCGTGGACATTGTGTTTACAAATCCGTTCGTTTACAGATACTCATGTACGTAAAGGGTAGGAAACAATTTATTTTCCGTATATGAGGAAGATGGCCGGGACTTTGTTTATTGGCGGGGCGGGGAGTTTTTTCCATTCGGCGGCGGTATGTGCGGCAATGAATTCTTGTTCTGTTGTCATTCCGGCGGCAATGCATATTTTTGTGTCGGGGCGGCAGGTCTGTGCAAGTGTTTCGAGCATTTTAAGATTGCGGTACGGTGCTTCTATAAACAGTTGTGTTTGTTTTTCTTTCCATGCGCGGCCTTCAAGCTGACGGATTTTTGCTGCACGTTCCTGGTTTTTTACTGGAAGGTACCCGTTAAAGGCAAAACTTTGTCCGTTAAAACCGCTTGCCATTACTGACATTATCATTGATGAAGGGCCTGCGAGCGGTATTACCTGCAGATTTTTTTTGTGTGCCTGTTCAACTACGATTGCGCCAGGGTCTGCTACTGCCGGACATCCTGCTTCTGAAATGACACCCATAGGAAGTTTTTGTTTTTGCAGCGGGTCCAGGTAACCGCTTATAGTGGTAAGATCTGTGTGTTCATTCAGTTCATAAAATGTGAGCGCGTCTATGTCTATTCCTTTTACAGCCTGAACTAAAAATCTGCGTGCTGAGCGTATATTTTCTACAATAAAGTGTTTTATTCCCGCGATAATCTGGCGGTTGTAGGGCGGAATTACGCGGTCCAATTCTGTTTCTCCAAGTGTTACCGGAATCAGATAAAGTGCATTTTTTATTTTGGAACCGTTAGTTTTTGGAGCCGGTGCAGAGGCGGAATTTACGGCTTTTTCTGCAAGTTCCGATATTTTGTCCCAGCTGTTTGTTTTTACAAGATCTTCTTTTACCATCCAGCTTCCGCCGACAGCAAGTACGTTGGGGCAGGAAAGGTATTCCGCCGTGTTGGTTTCATTTATGCCGCCGGTTGGAATGAATTTTACCTGCGGAAAAGGACCCGCGAGGGATTTGAGCATTTTTGTACCACCGCTGATGTCTGCGGGAAAGAATTTTAATACGGTAAGATTTTTTGCGAGCGCGGCTTCTACCAGAGTGGGGCTGTTAACGCCGGGAATTATTGGTACGTCGCGGGAAATACACCAGTCCACGGTTTGTTCATTGAATCCCGGCGCTACGATAAAGTCGGCTCCTGCTTTTTGGGCAAGTTCGGCAAGGCGGGGGTTGATTACGGTTCCGGCGCCAATGAGCATCGCTGGGTGTGCTGTTCTGACGGCTTTTATGCATTCAGCTATTTTTTCGAGGTCTTCTTCTCCCTGCGTTGTGCGGAATGTTATTTCAATTGCATTTATTCCGCCCTGGAGAAGAGCACCTGCAAGATTTACGGCATTTTGTGGAATGTCTGTTTTTACTACCGGAATTATTTTTGCGTCTTTTATTTTTGCGTATATCTGCCCGAACATTTGTGCTCCATTTTTACAATTTGTTGTTCCAGATTAGTATAGCATAAATTTTTGGTGAGGTGGAGTTTTTTAGCAGTAGAAATGCAGGGTTTATTCTGTTTTTGGAATCATGGTATACTTTTTTTATGACTTGGGATTTTTACAAAAATAAATCGCTTTTTGAGATGAGCGATGAAGAATGGGAAGCTCTTTGTGACGGCTGCGGAAAATGTTGCTATAGGAAATTTATTGAAGGCCGCGGAAAAAATTCAAAATTGTTTTTTACGCGGATTGCCTGCAACTTTCTTGACCTTAAGACAGGGCTTTGTAGCGAATATGAAAATCGGTTTAAGCTGAACAAAGAATGTACGCATCTTACAAAAAAGAATGTAAAGGAATTTTCATGGCTTCCAGAAACCTGTGCGTACCGGCTTTTGTATGAAAACAAACCTTTGCCACAGTGGCATCCTCTGGTGTCGGGGAATAAGAATTCTGTCAGGGAAGCGGGTATTTGTATTGAAGACGCAGTTCACGAGAAAGATGCCGGCGACTGGGAAGATTATATTCTGTAGGAAAAGATTTTCAGTATCTGCACAGTGCAGGGATTTTGACAAAAAGTCTTATGCTGGCAGATTTTGAACTTTAAAAATCTTATAAGGAACGATATAATAATGGTTA
Proteins encoded in this window:
- a CDS encoding YcgN family cysteine cluster protein; protein product: MTWDFYKNKSLFEMSDEEWEALCDGCGKCCYRKFIEGRGKNSKLFFTRIACNFLDLKTGLCSEYENRFKLNKECTHLTKKNVKEFSWLPETCAYRLLYENKPLPQWHPLVSGNKNSVREAGICIEDAVHEKDAGDWEDYIL
- the eda gene encoding bifunctional 4-hydroxy-2-oxoglutarate aldolase/2-dehydro-3-deoxy-phosphogluconate aldolase; protein product: MFGQIYAKIKDAKIIPVVKTDIPQNAVNLAGALLQGGINAIEITFRTTQGEEDLEKIAECIKAVRTAHPAMLIGAGTVINPRLAELAQKAGADFIVAPGFNEQTVDWCISRDVPIIPGVNSPTLVEAALAKNLTVLKFFPADISGGTKMLKSLAGPFPQVKFIPTGGINETNTAEYLSCPNVLAVGGSWMVKEDLVKTNSWDKISELAEKAVNSASAPAPKTNGSKIKNALYLIPVTLGETELDRVIPPYNRQIIAGIKHFIVENIRSARRFLVQAVKGIDIDALTFYELNEHTDLTTISGYLDPLQKQKLPMGVISEAGCPAVADPGAIVVEQAHKKNLQVIPLAGPSSMIMSVMASGFNGQSFAFNGYLPVKNQERAAKIRQLEGRAWKEKQTQLFIEAPYRNLKMLETLAQTCRPDTKICIAAGMTTEQEFIAAHTAAEWKKLPAPPINKVPAIFLIYGK